A single window of Ovis aries strain OAR_USU_Benz2616 breed Rambouillet chromosome 24, ARS-UI_Ramb_v3.0, whole genome shotgun sequence DNA harbors:
- the CASKIN1 gene encoding caskin-1 isoform X5, protein MGRGKNNACPLHIHSLCKGPVAAEAGVLECRQGGSELLGSTKKINVNFQDPDGFSALHHAALNGNTELITLLLEAQAAVDIKDNKGMRPLHYAAWQGRKEPMKLVLKAGSAVNIPSDEGHIPLHLAAQHGHYDVSEMLLQHQSNPCMVDNSGKTPLDLACEFGRVGVVQLLLSSNMCTALLEPRPGDTTDPNGTSPLHLAAKNGHIDIIRLLLQAGIDINRQTKSGTALHEAALCGKTEVVRLLLDNGINAHVRNTYSQTALDIVHQFTTSQASKEIKQLLREASAALQVRATKDYCNNYDLTSLNVKAGDIITVLEQHPDGRWKGCIHDNRTGNDRVGYFPSSLGEAIVKRAGPRAGAEPSPPQGGSSSGPAAPPEEIWVLRKPFAGGDRSGSLSSAAGGRSSGGHALHAGSEGVKVGGAAARQGFLGLGQHWPASLSGFQLLATVLSQKPVSDSSPGDSPVKPLEGPAGATRAQPPVAHAGPGYGEQPPKKLEAASEGKANLAVWLSMIGLAQYYKVLVDNGYENIDFITDITWEDLQEIGITKLGHQKKLMLAVRKLAELQKAEYAKYEGGPLRRKAPQSLEVMAIESPPPPEPAPADCQSPKMTTFQDSELSGELQAALTGPAEGAAAATAPAEKPANHLPPAPRASGRQEPSLGGRARHMSSSQELLGDGPPGPSSPMSRSQEYLLDEGPAPGTPPKEARPSRHGHSVKRASVPPVPGKPRQVLPPGASHFTPPQTPTKPRPSSPQALGGPHGPAPATAKVKPTPQLLPPTERPMSPRSLPQSPTHRGFAYVLPQPVESEAGPAAPGPAPAAAPTPVPTLCLPPEADAEPGRPKKRAHSLNRYAASDSEPERDELLVPAAAGPYATVQRRVGRSHSVRAPTGADKNVNRSQSFAVRPRKKGPPPPPPKRSSSAMASANLADEPAPDAETEGAGAEDGRLGVRAQRRRASDLAGSVDTGSAGSVKSIAAMLELSSIGGGGRAARRPAEGHPMPHPASPEPGRVATVLASVKHKEAIGPDGEVVNRRRTLSGPVTGLLATARRGPGEPAGPADHGQLVEEGAARQRPRGPAKGEAGAEGPPLARVEASATLKRRIRAKQSQQENVKFILTESDTVKRRPKVKQREAGPEPPPPPLSVYQNGTGTVRRRPASEQAGPPELPPPPPPAEPPPSDLMHLPPLPLPDSDARKLAKPPVSPKPVLAQPVPKIQGSPTPASKKVPLPGPGSPEVKRAHGTPPPVSPKPPPPPTAPKPAKAAAGLQSGSASPSPAPSPARQQPAALAKPVSTSPALSASPASPARPPSPGAPALHVPAKPPRAAAAATGPPAAPDGASPGDSARQKLEETSACLAAALQAVEEKIRQEDAQGSRPSAAEEKSTGSILDDIGSMFDDLADQLDAMLE, encoded by the exons ATGGGAAGAGGGAAGAATAATGCCTGCCCCCTCCACATACACagcttgtgcaaaggccctgtggcggCAGAGGCAGGTGTGCTGGAGTGCCGTCAAGGAGGCTCAG AGCTCCTGGGCTCCACCAAGAAGATCAATGTCAATTTCCAAGACCCTGATGG CTTTTCAGCCCTGCACCACGCGGCCCTGAATGGCAACACAGAGCTGATCACCTTGCTGCTGGAGGCCCAGGCTGCTGTGGACATCAAGGACAACAAAG GCATGCGGCCTCTGCACTACGCGGCCTGGCAGGGCCGGAAGGAGCCCATGAAGCTGGTGCTGAAGGCGGGCTCGGCGGTGAACATCCCATCCGACGAGGGCCACATCCCCCTGCACTTGGCGGCCCAGCACGGTCACTATGATGTG TCCGAAATGCTGCTGCAGCACCAGTCCAACCCCTGCATGGTGGACAACTCAGGCAAGACGCCCCTGGACCTGGCCTGTGAGTTTGGCCGCGTTGGG GTGGTCCAGCTGCTGCTAAGCAGCAACATGTGTACAGCCTTGCTGGAGCCCCGGCCGGGGGACACCACTGACCCCAACGGCACCAGCCCCCTGCACCTGGCAGCCAAGAATGGCCACATTGATATCATCAG ACTGCTGCTCCAAGCCGGCATCGACATTAACCGCCAGACCAAGTCTGGCACCGCCCTGCATGAAGCTGCGCTCTGTGGGAAGACGGAGGTGGTTCGGCTACTGCTGGAT AATGGGATCAATGCCCACGTGAGGAACACCTACAGCCAGACCGCCCTGGACATTGTGCATCAGTTCACCACCTCCCaggccagcaaggagatcaagcagCTGCTGCGAG AGGCCTCGGCGGCCCTGCAGGTCCGGGCGACCAAGGATTACTGCAACAACTACGACCTGACCAGCCTCAACGTGAAAGCTGGGGACATCATCACA GTCCTTGAGCAGCACCCAGATGGCCGCTGGAAGGGCTGTATCCATGACAACAGGACAGGCAATGACCGTGTGGGCTACTTCCCATCTTCCCTGGGCGAGGCCATCGTCAAGCGAGCAG GTCCCCGAGCAGGTGCCGAACCAAGTCCACCCCAGGGGGGCAGCTCCTCGGGGCCCGCTGCGCCCCCCGAGGAGATCTGGGTGCTGAGGAAGCCTTTTGCAG GTGGGGACCGCAGTGGCAGCTTGAGCAGCGCGGCTGGGGGCCGGAGCAGCGGAGGCCACGCCCTGCACGCTGGCTCTGAAGGGGTCAAGGTAGGTGGGGCGGCGGCAAGGCAAGGGTTCCTGGGTCTGGGGCAGCACTGGCCAGCCAGTCTGTCTGGGTTCCAGCTCCTGGCAACGGTGCTCTCCCAGAAGCCGGTGTCCGACTCCAGCCCCGGGGACAGCCCGGTCAAGCCTCTGGAAGGCCCTGCAG GTGCGACCCGGGCCCAGCCTCCAGTGGCCCACGCGGGGCCGGGCTATGGGGAGCAGCCACCCAAGAAGCTGGAGGCGGCGTCCGAGGGCAAG GCGAACCTGGCCGTGTGGCTGTCCATGATTGGCCTGGCGCAGTACTACAAGGTGCTGGTGGACAACGGCTACGAGAACATTGACTTCATCACTGACATCACCTGGGAGGACCTGCAGGAGATCGGCATCACCAAGCTGG GCCACCAGAAGAAGCTGATGCTGGCTGTGCGGAAACTGGCAGAGCTGCAGAAGGCAGAATACGCCAAGTACGAGGGGGGACCCCTGCGCCGGAAAGCACCGCAGTCGCTGGAGGTGATGGCCATCGAGTCGCCACCCCCACCGGAGCCTGCCCCGGCTGACTGCCAGTCTCCGAAGATGACCACCTTCCAGGACAGCGAGCTCAGCGGGGAGCTGCAGGCAGCTTTGACCGGCCCGGCCgaaggggctgctgctgccaCCGCCCCAGCTGAAAAGCCCGCCAACCACCTGCCGCCCGCCCCTAGGGCCTCGGGGAGGCAGGAGCCCAGCCTGGGGGGCAGGGCGCGGCACATGAGCAGCTCCCAGGAGCTGCTGGGCGACGGACCCCCGGGGCCCAGCAGCCCCATGTCACGGAGCCAGGAGTACCTGCTCGATGAGGGGCCGGCCCCCGGAACTCCCCCGAAGGAGGCCCGGCCCAGCCGCCACGGCCACAGTGTCAAGCGGGCCAGTGTGCCCCCGGTGCCTGGCAAGCCTCGGCAGGTCCTGCCGCCAGGGGCCAGCCACTTCACGCCCCCCCAGACACCCACGAAACCCCGGCCAAGCTCCCCGCAGGCCCTGGGGGGCCCTCATGGCCCAGCACCAGCCACAGCCAAGGTGAAGCCCACCCCTCAGCTGCTGCCGCCTACGGAACGACCCATGTCCCCCCGCTCGCTGCCTCAGTCACCCACTCACCGCGGCTTCGCCTATGTGCTGCCCCAACCAGTGGAGAGCGAGGCTGGGCCGGCTGCCCCAGGGCCCGCACCCGCAGCCGCACCCACGCCGGTGCCGACGCTGTGCCTGCCGCCCGAGGCTGATGCGGagccagggaggcccaagaagcGCGCCCACAGCCTGAATCGCTATGCAGCATCGGACAGCGAGCCGGAGCGGGATGAGTTGCTGGTGCCGGCCGCCGCTGGGCCCTACGCCACGGTCCAGAGGCGCGTGGGCCGCAGTCACTCGGTGCGGGCGCCCACCGGTGCAGACAAGAACGTCAACCGCAGTCAGTCGTTTGCCGTGCGGCCGCGGAAGAAggggccgcccccacccccgcccaagcGCTCCAGCTCCGCCATGGCCAGCGCCAACCTGGCCGATGAGCCAGCGCCAGACGCGGAGACCGAGGGGGCCGGGGCTGAGGACGGCCGGCTGGGGGTCCGGGCGCAGCGCCGGCGGGCCAGTGACCTGGCTGGCAGTGTGGACACAGGAAGTGCCGGCAGTGTGAAGAGCATCGCAGCCATGCTTGAGCTGTCATCCATCGGGGGTGGGGGCCGGGCAGCCCGTAGGCCCGCTGAGGGCCACCCCATGCCTCACCCTGCCAGCCCGGAGCCAGGCCGGGTGGCCACGGTGCTGGCCTCGGTGAAGCACAAGGAGGCCATTGGACCTGACGGAGAGGTGGTGAACCGGCGCCGCACGCTAAGCGGGCCTGTCACGGGACTCCTGGCCACTGCTCGCCGGGGTCCTGGAGAGCCAGCGGGGCCTGCAGACCACGGCCAGTTGGTAGAAGAGGGTGCTGCCCGGCAGCGGCCCCGAGGTCCAGCCAAGGGCGAGGCGGGTGCAGAGGGCCCGCCCCTAGCCAGGGTGGAGGCCAGTGCCACCCTCAAGAGGCGCATCCGGGCCAAGCAGAGCCAGCAGGAGAACGTCAAGTTCATCCTAACTGAGTCTGACACGGTCAAGCGCCGGCCCAAGGTCAAGCAGCGGGAGGCGGGTCCCGAGCCTCCCCCACCGCCGCTGTCTGTGTACCAGAATGGAACAGGCACTGTGCGCCGCCGGCCAGCCTCTGAGCAGGCTGGGCCCCCAGAGCtgcccccgccacccccgccTGCTGAGCCCCCGCCCTCTGACCTCATGCACCTGCCCCCACTGCCCCTGCCAGACAGCGATGCCCGGAAGCTGGCCAAGCCACCTGTCTCTCCCAAGCCTGTTCTGGCTCAGCCCGTACCCAAGATCCAGGGCTCGCCCACACCTGCCTCCAAGAAGGTGCCACTGCCAGGTCCCGGCAGCCCAG AGGTGAAGCGTGCGCACGGCACGCCTCCGCCCGTGTCTCCCAAGCCGCCGCCACCGCCCACGGCGCCAAAGCCAGCCAAGGCCGCGGCGGGGCTGCAGTCGGGCAGTGCCAGCCCGTCGCCCGCGCCCTCGCCGGCGCGCCAGCAACCTGCCGCCCTCGCCAAGCCGGTTAGCACGTCGCCCGCGCTGAGCGCCAGCCCCGCCAGCCCCGCCAGGCCGCCGTCTCCCGGTGCGCCCGCGCTGCACGTGCCCGCCAAGCCGCCGCGCGCTGCCGCCGCGGCTACAGGGCCCCCAGCTGCGCCAGACGGCGCCTCGCCGGGGGACAGCGCCCGGCAGAAGCTGGAGGAGACGAGCGCGTGCCTGGCGGCGGCGCTGCAAGCCGTAGAAGAGAAGATCCGGCAGGAGGACGCGCAGGGCTCGCG CCCCTCGGCCGCGGAGGAGAAGAGCACTGGCAGCATCCTTGACGACATTGGCAGCATGTTTGACGACCTGGCCGACCAGCTGGACGCCATGCTGGAGTGA
- the CASKIN1 gene encoding caskin-1 isoform X6, whose translation MGKEQELVQAVKAEDVGTAQRLLQRPRPGKAKLLGSTKKINVNFQDPDGFSALHHAALNGNTELITLLLEAQAAVDIKDNKGMRPLHYAAWQGRKEPMKLVLKAGSAVNIPSDEGHIPLHLAAQHGHYDVSEMLLQHQSNPCMVDNSGKTPLDLACEFGRVGVVQLLLSSNMCTALLEPRPGDTTDPNGTSPLHLAAKNGHIDIIRLLLQAGIDINRQTKSGTALHEAALCGKTEVVRLLLDNGINAHVRNTYSQTALDIVHQFTTSQASKEIKQLLREASAALQVRATKDYCNNYDLTSLNVKAGDIITVLEQHPDGRWKGCIHDNRTGNDRVGYFPSSLGEAIVKRAGPRAGAEPSPPQGGSSSGPAAPPEEIWVLRKPFAGGDRSGSLSSAAGGRSSGGHALHAGSEGVKLLATVLSQKPVSDSSPGDSPVKPLEGPAGATRAQPPVAHAGPGYGEQPPKKLEAASEGKANLAVWLSMIGLAQYYKVLVDNGYENIDFITDITWEDLQEIGITKLGHQKKLMLAVRKLAELQKAEYAKYEGGPLRRKAPQSLEVMAIESPPPPEPAPADCQSPKMTTFQDSELSGELQAALTGPAEGAAAATAPAEKPANHLPPAPRASGRQEPSLGGRARHMSSSQELLGDGPPGPSSPMSRSQEYLLDEGPAPGTPPKEARPSRHGHSVKRASVPPVPGKPRQVLPPGASHFTPPQTPTKPRPSSPQALGGPHGPAPATAKVKPTPQLLPPTERPMSPRSLPQSPTHRGFAYVLPQPVESEAGPAAPGPAPAAAPTPVPTLCLPPEADAEPGRPKKRAHSLNRYAASDSEPERDELLVPAAAGPYATVQRRVGRSHSVRAPTGADKNVNRSQSFAVRPRKKGPPPPPPKRSSSAMASANLADEPAPDAETEGAGAEDGRLGVRAQRRRASDLAGSVDTGSAGSVKSIAAMLELSSIGGGGRAARRPAEGHPMPHPASPEPGRVATVLASVKHKEAIGPDGEVVNRRRTLSGPVTGLLATARRGPGEPAGPADHGQLVEEGAARQRPRGPAKGEAGAEGPPLARVEASATLKRRIRAKQSQQENVKFILTESDTVKRRPKVKQREAGPEPPPPPLSVYQNGTGTVRRRPASEQAGPPELPPPPPPAEPPPSDLMHLPPLPLPDSDARKLAKPPVSPKPVLAQPVPKIQGSPTPASKKVPLPGPGSPEVKRAHGTPPPVSPKPPPPPTAPKPAKAAAGLQSGSASPSPAPSPARQQPAALAKPVSTSPALSASPASPARPPSPGAPALHVPAKPPRAAAAATGPPAAPDGASPGDSARQKLEETSACLAAALQAVEEKIRQEDAQGSRPSAAEEKSTGSILDDIGSMFDDLADQLDAMLE comes from the exons AGCTCCTGGGCTCCACCAAGAAGATCAATGTCAATTTCCAAGACCCTGATGG CTTTTCAGCCCTGCACCACGCGGCCCTGAATGGCAACACAGAGCTGATCACCTTGCTGCTGGAGGCCCAGGCTGCTGTGGACATCAAGGACAACAAAG GCATGCGGCCTCTGCACTACGCGGCCTGGCAGGGCCGGAAGGAGCCCATGAAGCTGGTGCTGAAGGCGGGCTCGGCGGTGAACATCCCATCCGACGAGGGCCACATCCCCCTGCACTTGGCGGCCCAGCACGGTCACTATGATGTG TCCGAAATGCTGCTGCAGCACCAGTCCAACCCCTGCATGGTGGACAACTCAGGCAAGACGCCCCTGGACCTGGCCTGTGAGTTTGGCCGCGTTGGG GTGGTCCAGCTGCTGCTAAGCAGCAACATGTGTACAGCCTTGCTGGAGCCCCGGCCGGGGGACACCACTGACCCCAACGGCACCAGCCCCCTGCACCTGGCAGCCAAGAATGGCCACATTGATATCATCAG ACTGCTGCTCCAAGCCGGCATCGACATTAACCGCCAGACCAAGTCTGGCACCGCCCTGCATGAAGCTGCGCTCTGTGGGAAGACGGAGGTGGTTCGGCTACTGCTGGAT AATGGGATCAATGCCCACGTGAGGAACACCTACAGCCAGACCGCCCTGGACATTGTGCATCAGTTCACCACCTCCCaggccagcaaggagatcaagcagCTGCTGCGAG AGGCCTCGGCGGCCCTGCAGGTCCGGGCGACCAAGGATTACTGCAACAACTACGACCTGACCAGCCTCAACGTGAAAGCTGGGGACATCATCACA GTCCTTGAGCAGCACCCAGATGGCCGCTGGAAGGGCTGTATCCATGACAACAGGACAGGCAATGACCGTGTGGGCTACTTCCCATCTTCCCTGGGCGAGGCCATCGTCAAGCGAGCAG GTCCCCGAGCAGGTGCCGAACCAAGTCCACCCCAGGGGGGCAGCTCCTCGGGGCCCGCTGCGCCCCCCGAGGAGATCTGGGTGCTGAGGAAGCCTTTTGCAG GTGGGGACCGCAGTGGCAGCTTGAGCAGCGCGGCTGGGGGCCGGAGCAGCGGAGGCCACGCCCTGCACGCTGGCTCTGAAGGGGTCAAG CTCCTGGCAACGGTGCTCTCCCAGAAGCCGGTGTCCGACTCCAGCCCCGGGGACAGCCCGGTCAAGCCTCTGGAAGGCCCTGCAG GTGCGACCCGGGCCCAGCCTCCAGTGGCCCACGCGGGGCCGGGCTATGGGGAGCAGCCACCCAAGAAGCTGGAGGCGGCGTCCGAGGGCAAG GCGAACCTGGCCGTGTGGCTGTCCATGATTGGCCTGGCGCAGTACTACAAGGTGCTGGTGGACAACGGCTACGAGAACATTGACTTCATCACTGACATCACCTGGGAGGACCTGCAGGAGATCGGCATCACCAAGCTGG GCCACCAGAAGAAGCTGATGCTGGCTGTGCGGAAACTGGCAGAGCTGCAGAAGGCAGAATACGCCAAGTACGAGGGGGGACCCCTGCGCCGGAAAGCACCGCAGTCGCTGGAGGTGATGGCCATCGAGTCGCCACCCCCACCGGAGCCTGCCCCGGCTGACTGCCAGTCTCCGAAGATGACCACCTTCCAGGACAGCGAGCTCAGCGGGGAGCTGCAGGCAGCTTTGACCGGCCCGGCCgaaggggctgctgctgccaCCGCCCCAGCTGAAAAGCCCGCCAACCACCTGCCGCCCGCCCCTAGGGCCTCGGGGAGGCAGGAGCCCAGCCTGGGGGGCAGGGCGCGGCACATGAGCAGCTCCCAGGAGCTGCTGGGCGACGGACCCCCGGGGCCCAGCAGCCCCATGTCACGGAGCCAGGAGTACCTGCTCGATGAGGGGCCGGCCCCCGGAACTCCCCCGAAGGAGGCCCGGCCCAGCCGCCACGGCCACAGTGTCAAGCGGGCCAGTGTGCCCCCGGTGCCTGGCAAGCCTCGGCAGGTCCTGCCGCCAGGGGCCAGCCACTTCACGCCCCCCCAGACACCCACGAAACCCCGGCCAAGCTCCCCGCAGGCCCTGGGGGGCCCTCATGGCCCAGCACCAGCCACAGCCAAGGTGAAGCCCACCCCTCAGCTGCTGCCGCCTACGGAACGACCCATGTCCCCCCGCTCGCTGCCTCAGTCACCCACTCACCGCGGCTTCGCCTATGTGCTGCCCCAACCAGTGGAGAGCGAGGCTGGGCCGGCTGCCCCAGGGCCCGCACCCGCAGCCGCACCCACGCCGGTGCCGACGCTGTGCCTGCCGCCCGAGGCTGATGCGGagccagggaggcccaagaagcGCGCCCACAGCCTGAATCGCTATGCAGCATCGGACAGCGAGCCGGAGCGGGATGAGTTGCTGGTGCCGGCCGCCGCTGGGCCCTACGCCACGGTCCAGAGGCGCGTGGGCCGCAGTCACTCGGTGCGGGCGCCCACCGGTGCAGACAAGAACGTCAACCGCAGTCAGTCGTTTGCCGTGCGGCCGCGGAAGAAggggccgcccccacccccgcccaagcGCTCCAGCTCCGCCATGGCCAGCGCCAACCTGGCCGATGAGCCAGCGCCAGACGCGGAGACCGAGGGGGCCGGGGCTGAGGACGGCCGGCTGGGGGTCCGGGCGCAGCGCCGGCGGGCCAGTGACCTGGCTGGCAGTGTGGACACAGGAAGTGCCGGCAGTGTGAAGAGCATCGCAGCCATGCTTGAGCTGTCATCCATCGGGGGTGGGGGCCGGGCAGCCCGTAGGCCCGCTGAGGGCCACCCCATGCCTCACCCTGCCAGCCCGGAGCCAGGCCGGGTGGCCACGGTGCTGGCCTCGGTGAAGCACAAGGAGGCCATTGGACCTGACGGAGAGGTGGTGAACCGGCGCCGCACGCTAAGCGGGCCTGTCACGGGACTCCTGGCCACTGCTCGCCGGGGTCCTGGAGAGCCAGCGGGGCCTGCAGACCACGGCCAGTTGGTAGAAGAGGGTGCTGCCCGGCAGCGGCCCCGAGGTCCAGCCAAGGGCGAGGCGGGTGCAGAGGGCCCGCCCCTAGCCAGGGTGGAGGCCAGTGCCACCCTCAAGAGGCGCATCCGGGCCAAGCAGAGCCAGCAGGAGAACGTCAAGTTCATCCTAACTGAGTCTGACACGGTCAAGCGCCGGCCCAAGGTCAAGCAGCGGGAGGCGGGTCCCGAGCCTCCCCCACCGCCGCTGTCTGTGTACCAGAATGGAACAGGCACTGTGCGCCGCCGGCCAGCCTCTGAGCAGGCTGGGCCCCCAGAGCtgcccccgccacccccgccTGCTGAGCCCCCGCCCTCTGACCTCATGCACCTGCCCCCACTGCCCCTGCCAGACAGCGATGCCCGGAAGCTGGCCAAGCCACCTGTCTCTCCCAAGCCTGTTCTGGCTCAGCCCGTACCCAAGATCCAGGGCTCGCCCACACCTGCCTCCAAGAAGGTGCCACTGCCAGGTCCCGGCAGCCCAG AGGTGAAGCGTGCGCACGGCACGCCTCCGCCCGTGTCTCCCAAGCCGCCGCCACCGCCCACGGCGCCAAAGCCAGCCAAGGCCGCGGCGGGGCTGCAGTCGGGCAGTGCCAGCCCGTCGCCCGCGCCCTCGCCGGCGCGCCAGCAACCTGCCGCCCTCGCCAAGCCGGTTAGCACGTCGCCCGCGCTGAGCGCCAGCCCCGCCAGCCCCGCCAGGCCGCCGTCTCCCGGTGCGCCCGCGCTGCACGTGCCCGCCAAGCCGCCGCGCGCTGCCGCCGCGGCTACAGGGCCCCCAGCTGCGCCAGACGGCGCCTCGCCGGGGGACAGCGCCCGGCAGAAGCTGGAGGAGACGAGCGCGTGCCTGGCGGCGGCGCTGCAAGCCGTAGAAGAGAAGATCCGGCAGGAGGACGCGCAGGGCTCGCG CCCCTCGGCCGCGGAGGAGAAGAGCACTGGCAGCATCCTTGACGACATTGGCAGCATGTTTGACGACCTGGCCGACCAGCTGGACGCCATGCTGGAGTGA